Proteins co-encoded in one Malus domestica chromosome 09, GDT2T_hap1 genomic window:
- the LOC103443617 gene encoding uncharacterized protein, translating to MRARVIVFPVKGRNWCFSRSIEPLVSDSASASASQTPSTLKDLWKKYKSNANDKAITNPLAANAELLIDFVSTKMNRAWIGLEKSPQGSFKNKLHGLGLKLLARVKPSEIFLKSISTEVTGVEVKYPSSLNARLVRRRLRHIAMRGSIIHKKFLYGSVTLLPLTSAFTVLPLPNIPFFWCLFRTYSHWRALKGSEKLLQLVSDSSVTPSSTTDGNENEHIDSQHGSKEIFDSPYVLQPSKELEELLCYGGEREGLKECAILDICKTFDLNTNDVLKYRGST from the exons ATGAGAGCGAGAGTGATAGTTTTTCCGGTTAAAGGGAGGAACTGGTGCTTCAGCAGATCCATTGAGCCTCTGGTTTCAGACTCTGCCTCTGCCTCTGCCTCTCAAACTCCTTCAACTCTCAAAGACCTCTGGAAAAAGTACAAGTCCAATGCCAATGACAAGGCCATTACCAATCCCTTAGCTGCCAACGCTGAGCTCCTCATCGATTTCGTCTCTACCAAG ATGAACAGAGCTTGGATCGGTCTGGAGAAGTCGCCTCAGGGAAGTTTTAAGAACAAGCTTCATGG ATTGGGATTGAAGCTGTTGGCTCGTGTTAAGCCGTCTGAGATTTTCCTGAAATCGATCTCTACTGAGGTCACAGGTGTTGAAGTTAAATACCCGTCCAG CTTAAATGCACGACTTGTACGTAGGAGGCTACGGCATATTGCCATGAG GGGATCTATCATACACAAAAAGTTTTTATATGGTTCAGTTACGTTGCTTCCTCTGACATCTGCCTTTACC GTTTTGCCTCTGCCTAATATTCCCTTCTTCTGGTGTTTATTCCGTACTTATTCTCATTGGCGAGCTCTCAAG GGAAGTGAGAAGCTCCTTCAGCTAGTCTCAGATAGCTCTGTGACACCAAGTTCCACTACTGATGGAAATGAAAATGAGCATATTGACTCTCAGCATGGAAGCAAAGAGATATTCGATTCTCCTTAC GTTTTGCAGCCATCAAAAGAGCTTGAGGAACTTCTTTGTTATGGAGGTGAGCGTGAGGGTCTCAAAGAATGTGCGATATTAGATATCTGCAAAACCTTCGATTTGAACACGAATGATGTTTTAAAGTACAGGGGCTCGACGTAG
- the LOC103443616 gene encoding O-fucosyltransferase 36, whose product MNRLSSSSEDDDDRQNLIDQNDRKLPTPRSTAAAAAFHIADDYDDIDSNSNNRSYNHHQLRRRFTFLKLGDLFNKRSFVVLAIFVPTFFIILFFVTDIKALLFTAGNFSSPPYDSASGKLRESELRALYLLKQQQVSLFNLWKQTLPNPTNSSNSTSNHSDSTQIPLLDDLKSAVLRQISINRDIQQVLLSPHRTGNSTEPDFRDFGDFENPSLGDRCRTVDQQFSQRRTIEWKPNSNKYLFAICVSGQMSNHLICLEKHMFFAALLNRVLVIPSHKVDYQFSRVLDIDHINKCLGRTVVVTFEELAEKKKNHIHIDKFICYFLHPTPCYVDNEHVKKLKGAGVSMNKLESAWVEDVKKPTKRTVQDVQSKFSSNDDVIAIGDVFFADLEQEWVMQPGGPLAHKCKTLIEPSRLIMLTAQRFIQTFLGKNFVALHFRRHGFLKFCNNKQPSCFYPIPQAADCITRVAQRANAAVIYLSTDAAESETGLLQSLVVVNGKTVPLVKRPARNSAEKWDALLYRHGIEGDAQVEAMLDKTICAMSSVFIGASGSTFTEDILRLRKDWGSASLCDEYLCQGEDPNFIAENE is encoded by the exons ATGAACAGACTATCCTCGTCGTCCGAGGACGACGACGATCGCCAAAACCTAATTGACCAAAACGACAGAAAGCTCCCCACCCCTCGATccaccgccgccgccgccgcttTCCACATCGCCGACGACTACGACGACATCGACAGCAACAGCAACAATCGCAGCTACAACCACCACCAATTACGACGCCGCTTCACGTTCCTCAAGCTCGGCGACCTCTTCAACAAGCGATCCTTCGTCGTCCTCGCGATCTTCGTCCCTaccttcttcatcatcctcttcTTCGTTACGGACATAAAAGCCCTCCTCTTCACCGCCGGAAACTTCTCCTCCCCCCCCTACGACTCCGCCTCCGGTAAGCTCCGGGAGTCCGAGCTCCGCGCCCTCTACTTGCTTAAGCAGCAGCAGGTAAGCCTCTTCAATCTCTGGAAACAAACACTCCCCAATCCCACTAATTCTAGTAATTCCACTTCCAATCACTCCGATTCCACCCAAATCCCGCTCCTCGACGATCTCAAATCCGCCGTCCTCCGTCAGATTTCAATCAACAGAGACATCCAGCAAGTCCTCCTATCTCCCCACCGCACCGGAAACTCCACGGAGCCTGATTTCCGGGATTTCGGAGATTTTGAAAACCCGAGTCTCGGCGATCGCTGTCGAACTGTGGACCAGCAATTCTCCCAGAGAAGAACGATTGAATGGAAACCCAATTCCAACAAGTATCTTTTCGCCATTTGCGTTTCCGGCCAAATGTCGAACCATTTGATCTGCTTGGAGAAGCACATGTTCTTCGCCGCATTGCTGAACCGGGTCCTGGTGATTCCCAGCCACAAAGTGGATTACCAGTTCAGCAGGGTGCTGGACATTGATCACATTAACAAGTGCTTGGGCAGAACGGTTGTGGTTACATTTGAAGAATTGgctgagaagaagaagaatcacATCCACATTGATAAGTTTATCTGCTATTTCTTGCATCCAACGCCTTGCTATGTCGACAATGAGCATGTTAAGAAGCTGAAGGGAGCTGGGGTCTCGATGAATAAGCTCGAGTCGGCTTGGGTTGAAGACGTGAAGAAGCCAACCAAGAGGACTGTGCAAGATGTCCAGTCGAAATTTTCGAGTAATGATGATGTTATTGCAATTGGGGATGTTTTCTTTGCTGATTTGGAGCAGGAGTGGGTGATGCAGCCTGGAGGTCCTCTTGCTCACAAATGCAAGACTCTGATCGAACCGAGTAGGCTTATAATGCTTACTGCCCAGCGTTTTATTCAGACATTCCTTGGGAAGAACTTTGTAGCGCTTCATTTTCGGCGACATGGGTTTTTGAAGTTCTG CAATAATAAACAGCCAAGTTGCTTTTACCCCATTCCCCAAGCTGCGGATTGCATCACTCGGGTGGCACAAAGGGCAAATGCAGCAGTCATATATCTTTCGACAGACGCGGCTGAAAGTGAAACTGGTTTGTTGCAGTCACTAGTTGTGGTGAATGGAAAGACTGTACCACTTGTTAAACGGCCTGCACGAAATTCAGCTGAAAAATGGGATGCTTTATTATACAGACACGGTATCGAGGGGGATGCTCAG GTAGAAGCTATGCTGGATAAGACAATATGTGCAATGTCAAGTGTTTTCATTGGAGCATCTGGATCCACCTTCACGGAGGATATCTTGAGGCTCCGGAAGGATTGGGGATCAGCATCATTGTGTGATGAATACCTCTGCCAAGGTGAAGATCCGAACTTTATAGCAGAGAACGAATGA
- the LOC114826989 gene encoding uncharacterized protein isoform X1, with product MPSLAEIAAAQPAFQNHLGTLRAQTPVYGKVISSPFAFGNDKKLSSAWKLPHISIKLSFNLGRINVPKGSLRIKAVATLESKSLVQNENAHAGYNGSQLGRESSPLAGQLEPSSDDSEELDDREKLRRLRISNAIKGSTPWNKGRKHSPETRQLIKERTRLAMQNPKVKMKLVKLGHAQSEETRVKIGLGVRIGWQKRREKLSLQEHCCYDWQNLIAEASRQGYDGEEELQWDIYKILDEKLTEEYIERVEQRKIMRRPKGSKRAPKSLEQRRRISQAISAKWNDPNYRDRVCSALAKYYDASYGPERKPTKKPSGSTESTRRVPAKKMVSEKNNFSSGELKIQKQRLRLRSKAPMYKDPLASSKMEMIKNIRAQRAAAETEKTEAVERVRLLIAEAEKAAMALEVAATKSAVARASFIETRQLIAEAIQLIESVETAQISSSENEDPSVTSDEAITQDEKEACTGVGELTEADSGRVNGTRTSSSHENENPIFASYEVITEGGEEPCTAVAGQTEAGNVKTNGTKTLSSTNEDSTFGNFTSEYMVDAEEDLSPLQDMLNVLEDPAPLEDMLNSEEDLPRLSTSGYGLPPFGFEELIKQSDVRNEPNQLEPNGDGECSKKLQLNGTKVQSKEEETPCKPVTGAPKKWIRGRLVEVGEEA from the exons ATGCCTTCACTTG CAGAGATTGCTGCTGCACAGCCTGCCTTCCAAAATCATCTCGGTACACTCAGGGCTCAAACCCCTGTTTATGGTAAAGTAATTTCAAGTCCATTCGCCTTTGGAAATGACAAGAAACTGTCATCTGCTTGGAAACTCCCTCATATATCTATAAAATTGAGCTTCAACTTGGGGCGCATTAACGTCCCAAAGGGTAGTCTCCGGATCAAGGCAGTTGCTACTCTTGAATCCAAAAGTTTGGTTCAGAATGAGAATGCACACGCGGGTTACAACGGTTCACAGTTGGGCAGGGAGTCCAGTCCCCTGGCAGGTCAGCTCGAGCCTTCAAGTGATGATTCCGAAGAATTGGATGATAGGGAGAAGTTAAGGCGATTGAGGATTTCCAATGCTATTAAAGGAAGCACGCCATGGAACAAAGGCCGAAAGCACAGTCCTG AAACCCGTCAGCTGATCAAAGAGAGAACAAGGCTTGCAATGCAGAATCCTAAG GTCAAAATGAAGTTGGTGAAACTTGGACATGCTCAAAG TGAAGAGACAAGAGTTAAAATCGGGCTTGGAGTGCGAATAGGGTGGCAAAAACGGCGTGAGAAGCTATCATTGCAGGAACATTGCTGCTATGACTGGCAGAACTTAATTGCTGAAGCCTCTAGACAAGGATACGACGGTGAAGAGGAACTGCAATGGGATATCTACAAGATCTTAGATGAAAAGCTTACAGAGGAGTATATAGAGAGGGTCGAGCAAAGGAAAATTATGCGTAGGCCAAAAGGAAGCAAGAGAGCACCCAAGTCTCTTGAGCAAAGAAGGAGGATTTCACAAGCAATCTCTGCAAAATGGAACGATCCT AATTATCGCGACCGTGTTTGCTCTGCATTGGCAAAATATTATGATGCATCGTATGGACCCGAAAGAAAGCCAACGAAGAAGCCAAGTGGTAGTACAGAGTCCACGAGAAGGGTACCTGCAAAGAAAATGGTCAGTGAGAAAAACAATTTCTCTAGTGGCGAGCTTAAAATCCAAAAGCAACGACTGAGGTTGAGAAGTAAAGCACCCATGTACAAGGATCCTCTCGCGAGTTCTAAGATGGAGATGATAAAGAATATCAGAGCACAAAGAGCAGCTGCTGAAACCGAAAAAACTGAAGCCGTAGAAAGAGTTAG GTTATTGATCGCAGAAGCTGAGAAGGCAGCTATGGCCCTTGAGGTTGCTGCAACAAAGAGCGCTGTTGCTCGAGCTTCCTTCATTGAAACCCGACAGCTTATAGCTGAGGCAATTCAATTGATTGAATCTGTTGAGACGGCACAGATTTCTTCCTCCGAGAATGAAGATCCTTCAGTTACATCAGATGAAGCGATTACTCAGGACGAAAAGGAAGCATGTACTGGGGTTGGGGAACTGACTGAAGCAGATAGTGGAAGGGTAAATGGCACCCGAACTTCGTCCTCCCATGAGAATGAAAACCCTATATTTGCATCATATGAAGTGATTACTGAGGGTGGGGAGGAACCATGCACCGCGGTTGCAGGTCAGACTGAAGCGGGTAATGTAAAGACAAATGGCACGAAAACCTTATCGAGTACAAACGAGGACTCCACCTTTGGCAACTTCACATCGGAGTATATGGTAGATGCCGAAGAGGACCTTTCCCCATTGCAGGATATGCTTAATGTTCTCGAGGACCCTGCCCCGTTGGAGGATATGCTCAATAGTGAAGAGGACCTTCCCCGACTGAGTACCAGCGGCTATGGTTTGCCTCCGTTTGGTTTTGAGGAGCTAATAAAGCAATCGGATGTGAGAAATGAACCCAACCAGTTAGAACCAAATGGGGACGGTGAGTGCAGCAAGAAGCTTCAACTCAACGGGACGAAAGTTCAATCCAAAGAAGAGGAAACGCCTTGTAAACCAGTGACCGGCGCTCCTAAAAAGTGGATTCGCGGGAGGCTTGTTGAAGTAGGAGAAGAAGCTTAA
- the LOC114826989 gene encoding uncharacterized protein isoform X2, translating to MPSLEIAAAQPAFQNHLGTLRAQTPVYGKVISSPFAFGNDKKLSSAWKLPHISIKLSFNLGRINVPKGSLRIKAVATLESKSLVQNENAHAGYNGSQLGRESSPLAGQLEPSSDDSEELDDREKLRRLRISNAIKGSTPWNKGRKHSPETRQLIKERTRLAMQNPKVKMKLVKLGHAQSEETRVKIGLGVRIGWQKRREKLSLQEHCCYDWQNLIAEASRQGYDGEEELQWDIYKILDEKLTEEYIERVEQRKIMRRPKGSKRAPKSLEQRRRISQAISAKWNDPNYRDRVCSALAKYYDASYGPERKPTKKPSGSTESTRRVPAKKMVSEKNNFSSGELKIQKQRLRLRSKAPMYKDPLASSKMEMIKNIRAQRAAAETEKTEAVERVRLLIAEAEKAAMALEVAATKSAVARASFIETRQLIAEAIQLIESVETAQISSSENEDPSVTSDEAITQDEKEACTGVGELTEADSGRVNGTRTSSSHENENPIFASYEVITEGGEEPCTAVAGQTEAGNVKTNGTKTLSSTNEDSTFGNFTSEYMVDAEEDLSPLQDMLNVLEDPAPLEDMLNSEEDLPRLSTSGYGLPPFGFEELIKQSDVRNEPNQLEPNGDGECSKKLQLNGTKVQSKEEETPCKPVTGAPKKWIRGRLVEVGEEA from the exons ATGCCTTCACTTG AGATTGCTGCTGCACAGCCTGCCTTCCAAAATCATCTCGGTACACTCAGGGCTCAAACCCCTGTTTATGGTAAAGTAATTTCAAGTCCATTCGCCTTTGGAAATGACAAGAAACTGTCATCTGCTTGGAAACTCCCTCATATATCTATAAAATTGAGCTTCAACTTGGGGCGCATTAACGTCCCAAAGGGTAGTCTCCGGATCAAGGCAGTTGCTACTCTTGAATCCAAAAGTTTGGTTCAGAATGAGAATGCACACGCGGGTTACAACGGTTCACAGTTGGGCAGGGAGTCCAGTCCCCTGGCAGGTCAGCTCGAGCCTTCAAGTGATGATTCCGAAGAATTGGATGATAGGGAGAAGTTAAGGCGATTGAGGATTTCCAATGCTATTAAAGGAAGCACGCCATGGAACAAAGGCCGAAAGCACAGTCCTG AAACCCGTCAGCTGATCAAAGAGAGAACAAGGCTTGCAATGCAGAATCCTAAG GTCAAAATGAAGTTGGTGAAACTTGGACATGCTCAAAG TGAAGAGACAAGAGTTAAAATCGGGCTTGGAGTGCGAATAGGGTGGCAAAAACGGCGTGAGAAGCTATCATTGCAGGAACATTGCTGCTATGACTGGCAGAACTTAATTGCTGAAGCCTCTAGACAAGGATACGACGGTGAAGAGGAACTGCAATGGGATATCTACAAGATCTTAGATGAAAAGCTTACAGAGGAGTATATAGAGAGGGTCGAGCAAAGGAAAATTATGCGTAGGCCAAAAGGAAGCAAGAGAGCACCCAAGTCTCTTGAGCAAAGAAGGAGGATTTCACAAGCAATCTCTGCAAAATGGAACGATCCT AATTATCGCGACCGTGTTTGCTCTGCATTGGCAAAATATTATGATGCATCGTATGGACCCGAAAGAAAGCCAACGAAGAAGCCAAGTGGTAGTACAGAGTCCACGAGAAGGGTACCTGCAAAGAAAATGGTCAGTGAGAAAAACAATTTCTCTAGTGGCGAGCTTAAAATCCAAAAGCAACGACTGAGGTTGAGAAGTAAAGCACCCATGTACAAGGATCCTCTCGCGAGTTCTAAGATGGAGATGATAAAGAATATCAGAGCACAAAGAGCAGCTGCTGAAACCGAAAAAACTGAAGCCGTAGAAAGAGTTAG GTTATTGATCGCAGAAGCTGAGAAGGCAGCTATGGCCCTTGAGGTTGCTGCAACAAAGAGCGCTGTTGCTCGAGCTTCCTTCATTGAAACCCGACAGCTTATAGCTGAGGCAATTCAATTGATTGAATCTGTTGAGACGGCACAGATTTCTTCCTCCGAGAATGAAGATCCTTCAGTTACATCAGATGAAGCGATTACTCAGGACGAAAAGGAAGCATGTACTGGGGTTGGGGAACTGACTGAAGCAGATAGTGGAAGGGTAAATGGCACCCGAACTTCGTCCTCCCATGAGAATGAAAACCCTATATTTGCATCATATGAAGTGATTACTGAGGGTGGGGAGGAACCATGCACCGCGGTTGCAGGTCAGACTGAAGCGGGTAATGTAAAGACAAATGGCACGAAAACCTTATCGAGTACAAACGAGGACTCCACCTTTGGCAACTTCACATCGGAGTATATGGTAGATGCCGAAGAGGACCTTTCCCCATTGCAGGATATGCTTAATGTTCTCGAGGACCCTGCCCCGTTGGAGGATATGCTCAATAGTGAAGAGGACCTTCCCCGACTGAGTACCAGCGGCTATGGTTTGCCTCCGTTTGGTTTTGAGGAGCTAATAAAGCAATCGGATGTGAGAAATGAACCCAACCAGTTAGAACCAAATGGGGACGGTGAGTGCAGCAAGAAGCTTCAACTCAACGGGACGAAAGTTCAATCCAAAGAAGAGGAAACGCCTTGTAAACCAGTGACCGGCGCTCCTAAAAAGTGGATTCGCGGGAGGCTTGTTGAAGTAGGAGAAGAAGCTTAA
- the LOC103443620 gene encoding RING-H2 finger protein ATL3, with protein sequence MGDSSTLRRTLDDSSAVQLTGKIMMIAVLVLFLVVVFVLCLHLYAKYYLWRANDDLTSSVPGQSRRRRRRFVFAPGQDPVATMRRGLDPLVLRSLPVVVFPSDDFKDGLECAVCLSELVHGEKARLLPKCSHGFHVDCIDMWFQSHSTCPLCRNPVAPGSSAGSSTSALEENASDQILSPAENLVSEISVETPNFPTNVLFWGNQTRVNSGSGSGLEEEGPSSQPVCPSSSSLSSASNRPDGMLVIDIPSETPFVSASPSPSPSSNRFAGEDLKSPVPTRLRSLKRLLSRDRRISICSPGSVDVEQGERGGQS encoded by the coding sequence ATGGGAGACTCCTCCACTTTACGTCGAACACTCGACGACTCAAGCGCCGTACAACTCACCGGAAAAATCATGATGATCGCCGTGCTCGTCCTCTTCCTGGTAGTCGTCTTCGTCCTCTGCCTCCACCTCTACGCCAAATATTACTTGTGGCGGGCAAACGACGACCTCACCTCGTCGGTTCCCGGTCAGTCACGGCGGCGGCGGCGCCGATTCGTTTTCGCTCCCGGGCAGGACCCAGTTGCCACGATGCGACGTGGGCTCGACCCTTTAGTCCTCCGGTCCTTACCAGTAGTAGTGTTTCCTTCCGATGACTTCAAAGACGGTCTCGAATGCGCGGTTTGTCTCTCTGAGCTCGTCCATGGCGAGAAAGCAAGGCTGCTTCCGAAATGCAGCCATGGATTCCATGTTGATTGTATCGATATGTGGTTTCAGTCTCACTCCACATGTCCGCTCTGTAGAAACCCTGTTGCTCCTGGGAGCTCTGCTGGTTCCAGTACTTCTGCATTGGAAGAGAATGCAAGTGATCAGATACTATCACCAGCTGAGAATTTGGTATCTGAGATTTCGGTTGAGACTCCGAATTTCCCAACAAATGTGTTGTTTTGGGGGAACCAAACCCGGGTGAACTCCGGATCCGGTTCGGGTTTGGAGGAAGAAGGCCCTTCATCACAACCCGTTTGCCCATCTTCTTCGTCTTTGTCATCTGCAAGTAATAGGCCGGATGGGATGTTGGTCATTGATATACCAAGCGAGACTCCATTTGTTTCGGCTTCGCCTTCGCCTTCGCCTTCAAGTAACAGGTTCGCCGGAGAGGACTTGAAGTCTCCGGTGCCGACACGGTTGAGGTCACTGAAGAGGTTGTTGAGCAGGGATAGGAGGATTAGTATCTGCAGTCCTGGTTCTGTGGATGTTGAAcaaggagagagaggaggacAGAGTTAG